A window of Nicotiana tabacum cultivar K326 chromosome 24, ASM71507v2, whole genome shotgun sequence contains these coding sequences:
- the LOC107760788 gene encoding protein PSK SIMULATOR 1 — protein sequence MVGFAKMGWLSTDNNKSLIMGDHSLSNSDSNNRKANQMGILAFETAKIMSRLLCLYKSLSNAEISKLKTEMRSQGVAYLNSKDEGFLLSLACAERLEDLDKAAAAVARLGHKCNDFGLNRFDLVYTDLKLGIIDFGKLEYGSKEIEKRVDKMEKLINATSGLYAALENLTELEISERKMKKWKEKKTAGQLQKVNCDMFNQRLEQQRKQVRQLREISLWSQTFDKSVGHMARIVCIIYARICVIFGPYIPVLPSVSLRNMRSSQQKEILKVQPENCLIEPIREQIISRSGPIPTTSKPTLVRFYSRKSIFFLCEDEGFGSEKLAKNNRVFHAAGPSTVGGSGLALRYANVITLVEKYSNPSESVDLNSRENLYQMLPENLKKTVRSKLSKNLKCMDEDESLAEGWREALKHIMEWLAPMAHNTINWQLERNLEKTKFDIKPSVLLLQTLHYSDKEKTDAAIADILVGLSCIYKCENRQWSES from the coding sequence ATGGTTGGTTTTGCAAAAATGGGTTGGCTTAGTACAGACAATAATAAGAGCTTGATAATGGGAGATCATAGTCTTTCTAACAGCGATTCCAATAATAGAAAGGCCAACCAAATGGGAATCTTGGCATTTGAGACGGCGAAAATCATGTCAAGATTACTCTGTTTGTACAAATCTCTATCCAATGCTGAGATTTCAAAGCTGAAAACAGAGATGAGATCACAAGGAGTTGCATATTTGAATTCCAAAGATGAAGGATTTCTTTTAAGCCTCGCGTGTGCTGAGAGGCTTGAGGATCTTGATAAAGCTGCGGCTGCTGTAGCACGATTAGGCCATAAATGcaatgattttggcttgaatcgtTTTGATCTTGTGTACACGGATCTCAAGCTAGGGATTATTGATTTTGGGAAACTGGAATATGGgtcaaaggaaattgaaaaaagaGTTGACAAAATGGAGAAATTGATTAATGCCACGTCTGGTTTGTACGCAGCATTGGAAAATTTAACAGAATTGGAGATATCAGagaggaaaatgaaaaaatggaagGAGAAAAAAACAGCAGGGCAATTGCAGAAAGTGAATTGCGACATGTTTAATCAGAGACTAGAACAGCAAAGGAAGCAGGTTCGACAGTTAAGAGAGATTTCATTGTGGAGTCAAACGTTTGATAAAAGTGTTGGTCACATGGCACGTATTGTCTGCATAATTTACGCACGAATTTGCGTCATTTTTGGTCCTTATATTCCTGTTCTTCCCTCTGTTTCATTGCGTAACATGCGTTCATCTCAGCAAAAAGAGATTCTTAAAGTCCAACCAGAGAATTGTTTGATCGAACCAATAAGGGAACAGATTATTTCGAGGTCCGGGCCGATTCCCACGACGTCTAAACCTACTTTGGTACGATTTTACAGCCGAAAATCGATATTTTTCCTATGTGAAGATGAAGGTTTTGGATCGGAAAAATTGGCGAAAAACAATAGGGTGTTTCATGCAGCAGGGCCTTCAACCGTAGGTGGTTCAGGGCTCGCGCTAcgttatgctaatgtaataacaTTAGTAGAGAAGTACTCGAATCCATCCGAATCGGTAGACCTTAATTCACGAGAAAATCTGTACCAAATGTTACCGGAAAACCTGAAAAAAACAGTGAGATCAAAATTGAGCAAGAATTTGAAATGTATGGATGAGGACGAATCGTTGGCCGAGGGGTGGAGGGAGGCATTGAAACATATAATGGAATGGCTAGCGCCAATGGCTCATAACACTATAAATTGGCAGCTTGAAAGGAATTTGGAGAAGACTAAGTTTGATATTAAGCCTTCTGTTTTGTTGTTGCAGACGTTGCATTATTCGGATAAAGAGAAGACAGATGCTGCCATTGCTGATATTTTAGTTGGATTGAGTTGCATTTATAAGTGTGAGAATCGCCAATGGAGTGAATCTTGA